In the Deinococcus ficus genome, one interval contains:
- a CDS encoding creatininase family protein, with translation MRVQDMNWQMVEAYLQRDDRCVLPLGCTEQHATLSLATDSILAGRLSEEVAGPLGIPVFPTLPYGITPSFMAYPGTVTVRTATYVALLGDVLNSLHAHGFRRILIVNGHGGNAPGQGWLGEWLAAHPGARVQWHNWWNAPRTWKVVQKIDPLASHASWMENFPWTRLPGVTPPDERKAAVDLTRLKQLPPREARTLLGDGNFAGLHVRPDRDMHLIWQAALAETRDLLEQGWAP, from the coding sequence ATGCGCGTTCAGGACATGAACTGGCAGATGGTCGAGGCGTACCTGCAACGCGACGACCGCTGCGTCCTTCCCCTCGGCTGCACCGAACAGCACGCCACCCTCAGCCTCGCCACCGACTCGATCCTCGCCGGGCGCCTGAGCGAGGAGGTCGCCGGGCCGCTGGGCATCCCGGTGTTCCCCACGCTGCCGTACGGCATCACGCCGTCGTTCATGGCGTACCCCGGGACCGTCACCGTGCGCACCGCCACGTACGTCGCGCTGCTCGGCGACGTCCTGAACAGCCTGCACGCCCACGGCTTCCGCCGCATCCTGATCGTGAACGGCCACGGCGGCAATGCCCCCGGACAGGGCTGGCTGGGCGAGTGGCTGGCCGCCCACCCGGGCGCCCGCGTGCAGTGGCACAACTGGTGGAATGCGCCCCGCACCTGGAAGGTCGTGCAGAAGATCGATCCCCTCGCCAGCCACGCGAGCTGGATGGAGAACTTCCCCTGGACGCGTCTGCCCGGCGTCACCCCGCCCGACGAACGCAAGGCCGCCGTGGACCTGACCCGCCTGAAACAGCTGCCGCCCCGTGAGGCCCGCACCCTGCTCGGGGACGGGAACTTCGCCGGACTGCACGTGCGGCCCGACCGGGACATGCACCTGATCTGGCAGGCCGCCCTGGCCGAAACCCGCGACCTGCTCGAACAGGGCTGGGCCCCGTGA
- a CDS encoding DUF4403 family protein — MSLGAAEAVSSLSVPVTVPLAGVQGAANARVPAEFARLDETRSFLGGLVSVKLAGTVTRAGHVSVRPSADGAGLVVSVPIRAAFRASPGGLGSVMATDFGGQATVSLTVTPFVRPDWEAGVKVRGDYAWTDPLSVDLGGGLKISVQSLVDAQVRAQLDKVAADVERAVREGADLRARAGALWGRAQQPWSLPTPEPGYALVLPKALSVTPFRFTQDALKLTVGAAFDLKAGLGRAPAAPVRPLPALNVAAGVADGVDLSVPVRLPYTDLSAAATRYAAAQVFPLSVPTSPKLRVTGVTVRPQGAALHAVVQLRIEGPLGLRVPATVDVTGTPVLDAAGRVLTLKGVTVRTRREGLSGRVIGWLADARAQAFVQGAARFDLTPHLDRARGQVQARLPFTPVPGVRLSGTVGTLKLTGFQVTPDALVVTAAAGGRVNATLDAASLAR; from the coding sequence ATGTCCCTGGGTGCCGCCGAGGCCGTGTCGTCCCTGTCCGTGCCGGTCACGGTGCCTCTGGCCGGCGTGCAAGGCGCTGCGAACGCGCGGGTGCCGGCGGAGTTCGCGCGGCTGGACGAGACGCGCTCCTTCCTGGGCGGGCTGGTCAGCGTGAAGCTGGCGGGCACGGTGACGCGGGCCGGGCACGTGAGCGTGCGGCCCTCGGCGGACGGGGCGGGGCTGGTGGTGAGCGTGCCGATCCGCGCGGCGTTCAGGGCGTCGCCGGGGGGCCTGGGGAGCGTCATGGCGACCGATTTCGGCGGGCAGGCCACGGTCAGCCTGACGGTCACGCCGTTCGTGCGGCCGGACTGGGAGGCGGGCGTGAAGGTGCGCGGCGATTACGCCTGGACGGACCCGCTGAGCGTGGATCTGGGCGGGGGCCTGAAGATCAGCGTGCAGTCGCTGGTGGACGCGCAGGTCCGCGCTCAGCTGGACAAGGTGGCGGCGGACGTGGAGCGGGCGGTGCGGGAGGGCGCGGACCTACGAGCGCGGGCGGGGGCACTGTGGGGGCGGGCGCAGCAGCCGTGGAGCCTGCCCACGCCCGAGCCGGGGTACGCGCTGGTACTGCCGAAGGCGCTGAGCGTGACGCCGTTCCGGTTTACACAGGACGCCCTGAAGCTGACGGTGGGCGCGGCCTTCGACCTGAAGGCCGGGCTGGGCCGCGCGCCGGCCGCGCCAGTCCGGCCGCTCCCGGCGCTGAACGTGGCGGCCGGGGTGGCAGACGGCGTGGACCTGAGCGTGCCGGTGCGGCTGCCATACACGGACCTGTCGGCCGCGGCCACGCGGTACGCCGCGGCCCAGGTGTTCCCGCTCTCCGTGCCCACCAGCCCGAAGCTGCGCGTGACGGGCGTGACCGTCAGGCCGCAGGGCGCGGCGCTGCACGCGGTGGTGCAGTTGCGGATCGAGGGGCCGCTGGGCCTGCGGGTGCCGGCCACGGTGGACGTGACGGGCACGCCCGTGCTGGACGCCGCGGGCCGGGTGCTGACGCTGAAGGGCGTGACGGTCCGCACGCGCCGGGAGGGCCTGTCCGGGCGGGTGATCGGCTGGCTGGCGGACGCGCGGGCGCAGGCGTTCGTGCAGGGCGCGGCGCGGTTCGACCTGACGCCGCACCTGGACCGGGCGCGGGGGCAGGTGCAGGCGCGGCTGCCGTTCACGCCCGTCCCGGGCGTGCGGCTCTCAGGCACGGTCGGGACGCTGAAACTCACGGGTTTCCAGGTGACGCCGGACGCCCTGGTCGTCACGGCCGCGGCGGGCGGGCGCGTGAACGCCACGCTGGACGCCGCGAGCCTCGCGCGGTAA
- a CDS encoding RtcB family protein, protein MSHPFRRVSATQLTLPHALDCPITLFATPDVPLQRAAAQELTTFLDRLTHLPTLHGRTPPARLHRVALTPDFHKGAGIPVGTVLHTEGVLFPEAIGNDVACGMGLHTTTLTRDDLEPHLDALEDTLRRVFFQGQRRLSTTGKQREAVLRSGIGALVDTPLHPGQSGLWSRVRDSLPADARQRLHAGGQLPVLSVPAHLDWLREPHHLTHDAQLGSVGGGNHFVEIQYVHRLLDRSTAHHWHLKAGQVVVMVHSGSLGFGHLAAQQARTVAQAALPEEPVWAALPVRDGGPAHQPVMDALNAAANFAAVNRLCLAGMAAQALSEHLPGTSTSLLYDAPHNFIWPDPAGGWLHRKGATPARGFAGMQGTPFAFTGEPVIVPGSMGGSSFLLAGRGLPEALSSASHGAGRLRSRGEAMRGHDDEFHAFLRDFRVVTPLDWRRARPDIQAQKLRELKQEAPFAYKGIGPVIRTLAESGMAAPVAELRPLITVKG, encoded by the coding sequence ATGTCCCACCCCTTCCGCCGCGTGAGCGCTACGCAGCTCACCCTGCCGCACGCCCTCGACTGTCCCATCACGCTGTTCGCCACCCCGGACGTGCCCTTGCAGCGCGCCGCCGCCCAGGAGCTGACCACGTTCCTGGACAGGCTGACCCACCTGCCGACCCTTCACGGGCGCACTCCACCCGCCCGCCTGCACCGCGTCGCGCTGACCCCCGATTTTCACAAGGGCGCCGGCATTCCGGTCGGCACCGTCCTGCACACCGAAGGGGTCCTGTTCCCTGAGGCCATCGGCAACGACGTTGCCTGCGGCATGGGCCTGCACACCACCACCCTCACCCGCGATGATCTCGAACCCCATCTGGACGCTCTGGAAGACACGCTCCGGCGCGTGTTCTTCCAGGGGCAGCGGCGCCTGAGCACCACCGGCAAACAGCGCGAGGCCGTGCTGCGCTCCGGCATCGGGGCTCTGGTGGACACTCCCCTGCACCCCGGCCAGTCGGGCCTGTGGAGCCGGGTGCGCGACAGCCTGCCCGCGGACGCCCGGCAGCGCCTGCACGCCGGTGGGCAGCTTCCCGTTCTGTCCGTGCCTGCCCACCTGGACTGGCTGCGCGAACCGCACCACCTGACTCATGACGCGCAGCTCGGCTCGGTGGGCGGCGGCAATCACTTCGTGGAGATTCAGTACGTGCATCGGCTGCTGGACAGGAGTACCGCCCACCACTGGCACCTCAAGGCCGGGCAGGTGGTCGTGATGGTGCACAGCGGCTCACTCGGCTTCGGGCACCTGGCTGCGCAGCAGGCCCGAACCGTCGCCCAGGCCGCACTCCCCGAGGAACCTGTGTGGGCGGCCCTGCCGGTGCGCGACGGAGGGCCTGCCCACCAGCCGGTCATGGACGCCCTGAACGCCGCCGCCAACTTCGCGGCCGTCAACCGCCTGTGCCTCGCCGGCATGGCAGCCCAGGCGCTGAGTGAACACCTGCCCGGCACCAGCACCAGCCTGCTGTACGACGCCCCGCACAACTTCATCTGGCCGGACCCTGCGGGCGGCTGGCTGCACCGCAAGGGGGCCACCCCTGCCCGCGGCTTTGCCGGCATGCAGGGCACCCCCTTCGCTTTCACGGGGGAGCCCGTGATCGTGCCCGGGTCCATGGGGGGCAGCAGCTTCCTGCTGGCCGGACGCGGTTTGCCGGAAGCGCTGAGCAGCGCCAGCCACGGCGCCGGGCGCCTGCGGTCCCGGGGGGAGGCGATGCGCGGCCATGACGATGAGTTCCACGCGTTCCTGCGTGACTTCCGGGTCGTCACGCCCCTGGACTGGCGGCGGGCCCGTCCGGACATCCAGGCGCAGAAACTCCGGGAACTGAAGCAGGAGGCGCCCTTCGCCTACAAGGGCATCGGCCCCGTCATCCGCACGCTGGCCGAGAGCGGCATGGCGGCGCCCGTGGCGGAACTGCGGCCCCTGATCACCGTGAAAGGCTGA
- a CDS encoding peptidylprolyl isomerase has protein sequence MSDYTTDGFQATPYLSDERKTSFSAAPELGEAIEPGKQYRAVLETSKGRIVVELFPDEAPETVNSFAYLLRHHYYDGIKFHRVIDGFMAQTGDPTGTGMGGPGYKFGDEFAGNPHKHDRKGVLSMANAGPGTNGSQFFITFVPTPHLDGRHTVFGRVVEGLDVLDRLTRIQPGMPGTPDVIESAYLVEK, from the coding sequence ATGAGCGATTACACCACTGACGGGTTCCAGGCCACGCCGTACCTGAGTGACGAGCGCAAGACCAGCTTCAGCGCCGCCCCGGAACTGGGCGAGGCGATCGAGCCGGGCAAGCAGTACCGCGCCGTGCTGGAGACCAGCAAGGGCCGCATCGTGGTGGAACTGTTCCCCGACGAGGCACCCGAGACGGTGAACAGCTTCGCGTACCTGCTGCGTCACCACTACTACGACGGTATCAAGTTCCACCGCGTGATCGACGGGTTCATGGCGCAGACGGGCGACCCGACCGGCACCGGCATGGGCGGCCCCGGCTACAAGTTCGGGGACGAGTTCGCCGGCAACCCCCACAAGCATGACCGCAAGGGCGTGCTGAGCATGGCGAACGCCGGCCCCGGCACGAACGGCTCGCAGTTCTTCATCACCTTCGTGCCCACCCCGCACCTGGACGGCCGCCACACCGTGTTCGGCCGCGTGGTGGAGGGCCTGGACGTGCTGGACCGCCTGACCCGCATCCAGCCCGGCATGCCCGGCACGCCCGACGTGATCGAGTCCGCTTACCTCGTCGAGAAGTAA
- a CDS encoding IMPACT family protein, with product MTELPAPFTTLERPHRHDALIENSEFLAFAERADTPEAALAQLAALRARYPDATHHCWAYRIGAVYRFGDDGEPGGTAGAPILRAIEGQGVDHVMVVVVRYYGGVKLGTGGLVRAYGGTAAECLRTAPQVQVRPRVTVRVSVGFEHLSTLYHQLGTLDTVRGEETYTAGGMTLPVHLFPEDAAAFTQALTDATRGAAVLEDLGFAGGDV from the coding sequence TTGACGGAACTGCCCGCGCCCTTCACCACGCTTGAGCGGCCGCACCGGCACGACGCCCTGATCGAGAACAGCGAGTTCCTGGCCTTCGCGGAGCGCGCCGACACGCCGGAGGCCGCGCTGGCGCAGCTGGCGGCGCTGCGCGCGCGGTACCCGGACGCCACGCACCACTGCTGGGCGTACCGGATCGGCGCCGTCTACCGCTTCGGGGACGACGGCGAACCGGGCGGCACGGCCGGCGCCCCGATCCTGCGGGCCATCGAGGGCCAGGGCGTGGATCACGTGATGGTGGTCGTGGTGCGGTACTACGGCGGCGTGAAGCTCGGCACGGGCGGGCTGGTCCGGGCGTACGGCGGCACGGCCGCCGAGTGCCTGCGCACCGCCCCGCAGGTGCAGGTGCGCCCGCGCGTGACCGTGCGGGTCTCCGTGGGCTTCGAGCATCTGAGCACGCTGTACCACCAGCTCGGCACCCTGGACACCGTGCGCGGCGAGGAGACGTACACGGCGGGCGGCATGACCCTGCCCGTCCATCTCTTCCCGGAGGACGCCGCGGCGTTCACGCAGGCCCTGACGGACGCCACGCGCGGCGCGGCGGTCCTCGAGGACCTGGGGTTCGCCGGGGGCGACGTTTAG
- the ispF gene encoding 2-C-methyl-D-erythritol 2,4-cyclodiphosphate synthase, with the protein MLSSLPLRIGYGEDAHRLAPGRPLILGGVPVPHAERGAVAHSDGDAVLHAVADALLSGLALGDIGQYFPDTDPQWAGLDSRDILRRVLDLIRERGYEPVNVALVVTLDRPKLGPLRAKIARSVATLLALPESEVGVSFKTSEGLAPDHVQVRVTALLGRDG; encoded by the coding sequence ATGCTCTCTTCGTTGCCGCTCCGCATCGGGTATGGCGAGGACGCCCACCGCCTCGCGCCCGGCCGCCCACTCATCCTGGGGGGCGTGCCCGTGCCGCACGCCGAGCGGGGCGCCGTGGCCCACAGTGACGGGGACGCCGTGCTGCACGCGGTCGCGGACGCGCTGCTGTCCGGGCTGGCGCTGGGCGACATCGGGCAGTACTTCCCGGACACCGACCCGCAGTGGGCGGGCCTGGACTCGCGGGACATCCTGCGCCGCGTGCTGGACCTGATCCGGGAACGCGGGTACGAGCCGGTGAACGTGGCGCTGGTCGTCACGCTGGACCGCCCGAAGCTGGGGCCGCTGCGCGCCAAGATCGCCCGCAGCGTGGCCACGCTGCTGGCCCTGCCGGAGTCCGAGGTGGGCGTGAGCTTCAAGACGTCCGAGGGCCTCGCGCCGGACCACGTGCAGGTCCGCGTGACCGCCCTGCTGGGCCGCGATGGCTGA
- a CDS encoding aminopeptidase, translating to MTSTEFEKKLAGYAELLVRTGVNLPQGGKVAVQGPVEAAPLMRLVARAAYRAGAADVQLRYGDQHQALALFEEGTDEAVSHVPAWVTLEREKMTEEGYAFISITGDDPSLLAGVNPERVATRSKLMAQASRHVMEAISGMHVNWTVAAMATPAWARAAYPDLSEQDGVAKLWEDIFQVTRADQPDPVAAWDTHLAELERLTDYLNGKQYAAIHLKSDLGTDLTVGLAENHIWQGGAETARNGIRAVPNLPTDEVFTMPHRDRVEGVAVASKPLSVRGQLVEGIRMRFEQGRAVEVSASQGEDTLKKLLDTDEGAAHLGEIALVKASAPVALTGTLFKNTLFDENAASHIALGRCYSTNVQHGENAEALKAAGGNDSLIHVDWMIGTPGTDVDGVTASGEREPLMRGGEWVI from the coding sequence ATGACTTCGACGGAATTCGAGAAGAAGCTCGCAGGCTACGCGGAACTGCTGGTGCGCACGGGCGTGAACCTGCCCCAGGGCGGGAAGGTGGCGGTGCAGGGCCCGGTGGAGGCGGCGCCGCTGATGCGGCTGGTGGCGCGGGCCGCGTACCGGGCGGGCGCGGCGGACGTGCAGCTGCGCTACGGGGACCAGCATCAGGCGCTGGCGCTGTTCGAGGAGGGCACGGACGAGGCCGTGTCGCACGTGCCGGCGTGGGTGACGCTGGAACGCGAGAAGATGACCGAGGAAGGTTACGCGTTCATCTCGATCACGGGGGACGACCCGAGCCTGCTGGCGGGCGTGAACCCCGAGCGGGTGGCGACGCGCAGCAAGCTGATGGCGCAGGCGTCCCGGCACGTGATGGAGGCGATCAGCGGCATGCACGTGAACTGGACGGTGGCGGCCATGGCGACCCCCGCCTGGGCGCGCGCGGCGTACCCGGACCTGAGCGAGCAGGATGGCGTGGCGAAACTGTGGGAGGACATCTTCCAGGTGACCCGCGCGGACCAGCCGGACCCGGTGGCGGCCTGGGACACGCACCTGGCGGAACTGGAGCGCCTGACGGACTACCTGAACGGCAAGCAGTACGCCGCCATTCACCTGAAGTCCGACCTGGGCACGGACCTGACGGTGGGCCTGGCGGAGAACCACATCTGGCAGGGCGGCGCGGAAACGGCCCGGAACGGCATTCGCGCGGTGCCGAACCTGCCGACCGACGAGGTGTTCACCATGCCGCACCGGGACCGGGTGGAGGGCGTGGCGGTGGCGAGCAAGCCGCTGAGCGTGCGCGGGCAGCTGGTCGAGGGCATCCGCATGCGCTTCGAGCAGGGCCGCGCGGTGGAGGTCAGCGCCTCGCAGGGTGAGGACACCCTGAAGAAACTGCTGGACACCGACGAGGGCGCCGCGCACCTGGGGGAAATCGCGCTGGTCAAGGCGTCCGCGCCGGTCGCGCTGACCGGGACGCTGTTCAAGAACACGCTGTTCGACGAGAACGCCGCGTCGCACATCGCGCTGGGCCGCTGCTACAGCACGAACGTGCAGCACGGCGAGAACGCCGAGGCCCTGAAGGCGGCCGGCGGGAACGACAGCCTGATTCACGTGGACTGGATGATCGGCACGCCCGGCACGGACGTGGACGGCGTGACCGCCAGCGGCGAGCGGGAGCCGCTGATGCGCGGCGGCGAGTGGGTCATCTGA
- a CDS encoding NUDIX domain-containing protein yields MTEHPNWPHLTEDDEQPWETLSSRLLVDGVRPIREDRVRLPSGVEFAYQYRSRGPRAVFVLPVTADGQVALIRQYRYPLRSTVTEVVAGGVERGEDLLTAAARELREEVGGVAAEWVALPGFYPQPSISGVVFYAFLALGVTLGELHLEDTEVIERTVVPLAEAYRKLDAGEIHDASSSLALFHARRVLVERGLL; encoded by the coding sequence ATGACCGAGCACCCGAACTGGCCGCACCTGACCGAGGACGACGAGCAGCCCTGGGAGACGCTGTCGTCCCGGCTGCTGGTGGACGGCGTGCGGCCCATCCGCGAGGACCGGGTGCGGCTGCCGAGCGGGGTGGAGTTCGCGTACCAGTACCGCAGCCGCGGGCCGCGGGCGGTGTTCGTGCTGCCGGTTACCGCGGACGGGCAGGTGGCCCTGATCCGGCAGTACCGCTACCCGCTGCGCTCCACCGTGACGGAGGTGGTGGCGGGCGGCGTGGAGCGCGGCGAGGACCTGCTCACGGCGGCCGCGCGGGAACTGCGGGAGGAGGTGGGCGGCGTGGCGGCGGAGTGGGTGGCGCTGCCCGGGTTCTACCCGCAGCCGAGCATCAGCGGGGTGGTGTTCTACGCGTTCCTGGCGCTGGGCGTGACGCTGGGGGAACTGCACCTGGAGGACACCGAGGTGATCGAGCGGACCGTGGTGCCGCTGGCGGAGGCGTACCGGAAGCTGGACGCCGGGGAGATTCACGACGCGTCGAGCAGCCTGGCGCTGTTTCACGCCCGGCGGGTGCTGGTGGAGCGGGGCCTGCTTTGA
- the rpoZ gene encoding DNA-directed RNA polymerase subunit omega — MAERDIDKLLSMTDSKYRLSVVTAKRALQLRSGAPSVLPVEQRVRTRNLVTQAMRELATGKLTVGTGLMDEQRFHQDYVRQRQAQLQAQLNAERERERD, encoded by the coding sequence ATGGCCGAGAGGGATATCGACAAACTGCTTTCAATGACGGACAGCAAGTACCGCCTGTCCGTGGTGACGGCCAAACGCGCCCTGCAGCTGCGCAGCGGCGCCCCCAGCGTGCTGCCCGTGGAGCAGCGCGTGCGCACCCGCAACCTGGTCACCCAGGCCATGCGGGAACTCGCCACCGGGAAACTCACGGTCGGGACCGGCCTGATGGACGAGCAGCGTTTCCACCAGGATTACGTGCGGCAGCGGCAGGCGCAGCTGCAGGCGCAGCTGAACGCCGAACGCGAACGCGAACGGGACTGA
- a CDS encoding cation:proton antiporter, producing the protein MLTAFAILLGVTALLAYVNERFLHFPTTVGVTLAGALASILMIAVAALGFPDARDWMSGVLRTLNFTDFVLNGILSVLLFAGALGLDSRQLLRQRTSILTLAFFSTLISTFVIGFAAHFVFGLVGLDVPLMWSLLFGALISPTDPVAVLDLLQRAKVPKKIETLIAGESLFNDGVGVVIFLALAGVAGLGQHGAQEAVTAGSVLALFAQEALGGLLFGAALGAVGYAMIRTITAYEVEILITLALVVAGYVTAAALGLSGPLAMVVAGLVMSAVKTATFTEATFHHVEVFWETLDKVLNILLFTFIGLDVLLTETTLAQITASVLLIGVALAARWISVALPFGFLRRREGYSEYTVRLLTWGGLRGGIAISLALGLPETPYRTHVVTVTYAIVLFTIAVQGLTIMPLVHRAAAATRQLDGDA; encoded by the coding sequence ATGTTGACTGCGTTCGCCATCCTGCTGGGCGTCACGGCGCTGCTCGCGTACGTGAACGAGCGCTTCCTGCACTTTCCGACCACCGTGGGGGTCACGCTGGCGGGCGCGCTGGCAAGCATCCTGATGATCGCAGTGGCGGCCCTGGGCTTCCCGGACGCCCGCGACTGGATGAGCGGCGTGCTGCGCACCCTGAACTTCACGGATTTCGTGCTGAACGGCATCCTGAGCGTGCTGCTGTTCGCTGGGGCGCTGGGCCTGGATTCCCGGCAGCTGCTGCGGCAGCGGACCAGCATCCTGACCCTGGCGTTTTTCAGCACGCTGATCAGCACGTTCGTGATCGGGTTCGCGGCGCACTTCGTGTTCGGGCTGGTGGGCCTGGACGTGCCGCTGATGTGGTCGCTGCTGTTCGGCGCGCTGATCAGCCCCACTGACCCGGTCGCGGTGCTGGACCTGCTGCAACGCGCCAAGGTCCCGAAGAAGATCGAGACACTGATCGCCGGGGAGAGCCTGTTCAACGACGGGGTGGGCGTGGTGATCTTCCTGGCGCTGGCCGGCGTCGCCGGACTGGGGCAGCACGGCGCGCAGGAAGCCGTGACCGCCGGGTCCGTGCTGGCCCTGTTCGCGCAGGAGGCGCTGGGCGGGCTGCTGTTCGGCGCGGCGCTGGGCGCCGTGGGCTACGCCATGATCCGCACCATCACCGCCTACGAGGTGGAGATCCTGATTACCCTCGCACTCGTCGTGGCGGGGTACGTCACGGCCGCCGCGCTCGGCCTGAGCGGCCCCCTGGCGATGGTCGTGGCCGGGCTGGTGATGTCCGCCGTGAAGACCGCGACCTTCACCGAGGCGACCTTCCACCACGTGGAGGTCTTCTGGGAGACGCTGGACAAGGTCCTGAACATCCTGCTGTTCACGTTCATCGGCCTGGACGTGCTGCTCACCGAAACGACCCTGGCGCAGATCACCGCCAGCGTCCTGCTGATCGGCGTGGCCCTCGCCGCCCGCTGGATCAGCGTGGCCCTGCCGTTCGGGTTCCTGCGCCGCCGCGAGGGGTACAGCGAGTACACCGTGCGCCTGCTCACCTGGGGCGGGTTGCGGGGCGGCATCGCCATCAGCCTCGCGCTGGGCCTGCCGGAGACGCCCTACCGCACGCACGTGGTCACGGTCACGTACGCCATCGTGCTGTTCACCATCGCCGTGCAGGGCCTGACCATCATGCCCCTGGTGCACCGCGCCGCCGCCGCCACCCGCCAGCTGGACGGCGACGCCTGA
- a CDS encoding tRNA (cytidine(34)-2'-O)-methyltransferase, whose amino-acid sequence MAEAPSPLLPTPLVHVVLFEPEKAGNVGNVARTCSVLGAELHLIRPFGFHLHDREFRRAVMDYLQGVPLHEHASWTAFQAALPESARVFAFSTHATQLHTRAGFQRGDYLLFGPESRGLPAWLRDALPKLKLPQPGGGRSLNLAVAAGVAAFEAARQIEGW is encoded by the coding sequence ATGGCTGAAGCCCCCTCTCCCCTGCTGCCCACTCCGCTGGTGCACGTCGTGCTGTTCGAACCCGAGAAAGCCGGGAACGTCGGGAACGTGGCGCGCACCTGCTCGGTGCTGGGCGCCGAACTGCACCTGATCCGCCCGTTCGGCTTCCACCTGCACGACCGCGAGTTCCGCCGCGCGGTCATGGACTACCTCCAGGGCGTGCCGCTGCACGAGCACGCCAGCTGGACCGCCTTCCAGGCGGCGCTGCCCGAATCGGCCCGGGTGTTCGCGTTCAGCACGCACGCCACGCAGCTGCACACCCGCGCCGGGTTCCAGCGCGGCGACTACCTGCTGTTCGGCCCGGAATCCCGCGGCCTGCCCGCCTGGCTGCGCGACGCCCTGCCGAAACTCAAGCTCCCGCAGCCGGGCGGCGGACGCAGCCTGAACCTCGCCGTGGCCGCGGGCGTCGCCGCCTTCGAGGCCGCCCGGCAGATCGAAGGCTGGTAG
- a CDS encoding glutamate ligase domain-containing protein, which produces MTTPPTTPDYDWLYARTRAGRDRGPAPARALLDRLGAPDRGFRSVRVIGTNGKGSTAAMLEAGLIAAGVRTGKFTSPHLHAYEERVRVQGREIPPARTAQFIAWAKAHAPDAAFFDLTLALAAQAFAEAGVQVAVMEAGVGGASDATHALHAVAAVALTNVHLDHTAALGPTIRDIAGDKAGAARPGVPLLTTATGEALDVIAGVAAQAGAPLFTPGTHPALFHVPHPPTLAGAHQLQNAALALATLRTLGHEQGTEAALAATHPGRLERFTVQGRTVLIDGGHNPHAAQALAAALDHVDVLCFGNLARKDTPATLAPLLPLTATRVFTAPGDLATPPQDLAAQHGGQAVPDPAAALNTALTLTPPGGTLLVTGSLYLAAAARQWALARPG; this is translated from the coding sequence GTGACCACGCCGCCCACCACCCCGGATTACGACTGGCTGTACGCCCGCACGCGCGCCGGGCGGGACCGCGGCCCCGCCCCCGCCCGCGCCCTGCTGGACCGCCTGGGCGCCCCGGACCGGGGGTTCCGCAGCGTGCGCGTGATCGGCACGAACGGCAAGGGCAGCACCGCCGCCATGCTGGAAGCCGGCCTGATCGCCGCCGGGGTCCGCACCGGAAAGTTCACCAGCCCCCACCTGCACGCCTACGAGGAACGCGTCCGCGTGCAGGGCCGCGAGATCCCGCCGGCGCGCACCGCGCAGTTCATCGCCTGGGCGAAGGCCCACGCTCCGGACGCCGCCTTCTTCGACCTGACCCTCGCGCTGGCCGCGCAGGCGTTCGCGGAGGCCGGCGTGCAGGTCGCCGTGATGGAAGCCGGCGTGGGCGGGGCCAGCGACGCCACCCACGCCCTGCACGCGGTGGCCGCCGTGGCCCTCACGAACGTGCACCTCGACCACACCGCCGCGCTGGGCCCCACCATCCGGGACATCGCCGGCGACAAGGCCGGCGCCGCCCGCCCCGGCGTGCCGCTGCTCACCACCGCGACCGGCGAGGCGCTGGACGTCATCGCCGGGGTCGCCGCTCAGGCCGGCGCACCGCTGTTCACGCCCGGCACGCACCCCGCGCTGTTCCACGTGCCGCACCCGCCCACCCTGGCCGGCGCGCACCAGCTTCAGAACGCCGCGCTGGCCCTCGCCACCCTGCGCACCCTCGGGCATGAGCAGGGGACCGAGGCCGCGCTGGCCGCCACCCACCCCGGCCGGCTGGAACGTTTCACCGTGCAGGGCCGCACGGTCCTGATCGACGGCGGACACAACCCCCACGCCGCCCAGGCGCTCGCCGCCGCGCTGGACCACGTGGACGTGCTGTGCTTCGGGAACCTCGCCCGCAAGGACACCCCCGCCACCCTGGCCCCCCTGCTGCCCCTGACCGCCACCCGGGTGTTCACCGCACCCGGCGACCTTGCCACCCCTCCACAGGACCTCGCCGCGCAGCACGGAGGGCAGGCCGTGCCCGACCCGGCGGCGGCCCTGAACACCGCGCTGACGCTCACCCCACCCGGCGGCACGCTGCTCGTGACCGGCAGCCTGTACCTGGCCGCCGCCGCCCGGCAGTGGGCGCTCGCCCGGCCCGGTTGA